A window of the Radiobacillus deserti genome harbors these coding sequences:
- a CDS encoding beta-glucoside-specific PTS transporter subunit IIABC, protein MDYEQLAKDIVSHVGGEDNIISLSHCTTRLRFKLKNNDLIHKVDITKLPGVIQVMFIAGQFQIVVGTEVNDLYREMLKLTKLEGHASQKSKSDEKESLLNKAVDLISGIFTPLLGAMAGAGILKGCLILAVSLGMLTEADGAYVILHAAADSLFYFLPIHLAFTAARKFEAEPHVAVAIAGALFYPDIVDAYNLELDMSFFGIPVVLMKYATSVIPIILAIYVTSKLELVLNNLYPKTIKRFFTPLTLLAIMVPLTLLVFGPIGNTASEWLGVGYSYVYDSSALVAGALSGFFWQVLVIFGIHWGIVPITLNNLSQFGQDTFTAMITPAILAQAGAALGVWLKTKQKRVKAIAAPATIAGLFGVTEPAIYGITLRFKKPFFIACMAGAIGGAIVGVSGASSKSVGLPGITTLPVFFGEGFVLFLFGVFIAFFLAMIGTYFFGLEEQIEHDMVVEMEDHSETVNKQVDDSIVLSPLTGAVISLEYVNDDVFSSEAVGPGVAIIPIEGYLHAPFSGTVTSVFPTNHGIGLTSDAGIEVLIHIGIDTVQLEGKFFDMKVKHGDRVEHGQILGLFDIEGITGEGFDVTSPVVITNAYEYLDVMSGDEENTTIGDRLLTVIK, encoded by the coding sequence ATGGATTACGAACAGCTTGCCAAAGACATTGTGAGCCATGTTGGAGGCGAAGACAATATTATTTCCCTAAGCCATTGTACAACAAGGCTAAGATTCAAACTCAAGAATAACGATCTAATTCATAAAGTGGACATCACGAAGCTACCTGGTGTGATTCAGGTGATGTTTATAGCGGGTCAATTTCAGATAGTAGTGGGAACGGAAGTCAATGATTTGTATCGGGAAATGTTAAAGCTAACAAAGTTAGAAGGTCATGCTTCTCAAAAATCAAAAAGCGATGAGAAAGAATCTTTATTAAATAAAGCGGTTGATCTTATTTCGGGTATATTCACTCCTTTATTAGGTGCGATGGCTGGTGCTGGTATTTTAAAAGGATGCTTAATCCTCGCAGTGTCTTTAGGGATGTTAACAGAAGCGGATGGAGCGTATGTTATTTTGCATGCGGCAGCAGATAGCCTGTTTTACTTTTTGCCAATCCATCTTGCTTTTACAGCAGCTCGGAAGTTTGAAGCGGAGCCGCACGTTGCGGTTGCCATCGCTGGAGCCTTGTTTTATCCAGATATCGTAGACGCGTATAATCTGGAATTAGATATGTCATTCTTCGGGATTCCGGTTGTTTTAATGAAATATGCAACCTCGGTTATTCCTATTATTCTTGCGATTTATGTGACGTCCAAGTTAGAGCTTGTGCTGAATAACCTGTATCCAAAAACGATAAAAAGATTTTTTACTCCACTTACATTACTTGCGATTATGGTGCCTTTGACACTCCTCGTATTTGGACCAATTGGAAATACCGCTAGTGAGTGGCTCGGAGTTGGCTATTCTTATGTGTATGATAGTAGTGCATTAGTTGCAGGAGCATTGTCCGGATTCTTCTGGCAGGTATTGGTTATTTTTGGAATTCACTGGGGAATTGTTCCGATTACATTAAATAATTTAAGTCAGTTTGGTCAAGATACGTTTACAGCTATGATTACGCCCGCCATCCTTGCGCAAGCAGGTGCAGCCTTAGGAGTTTGGCTTAAAACGAAGCAAAAAAGGGTGAAGGCCATTGCAGCGCCCGCAACAATCGCAGGGTTGTTCGGTGTAACAGAGCCGGCTATTTATGGGATTACGTTACGATTTAAAAAGCCTTTTTTTATTGCCTGTATGGCGGGAGCAATAGGGGGAGCGATAGTGGGGGTTTCAGGTGCTTCCTCGAAATCAGTAGGCTTGCCTGGCATCACGACCTTACCTGTATTTTTTGGGGAAGGATTCGTGTTATTTTTGTTTGGCGTTTTTATTGCCTTTTTCCTTGCTATGATCGGTACATATTTTTTTGGCTTAGAAGAACAAATCGAACATGACATGGTTGTGGAAATGGAAGACCACTCTGAAACCGTAAATAAGCAAGTGGATGACTCCATTGTGTTGAGTCCATTAACTGGAGCGGTTATTAGCCTAGAATATGTCAACGATGATGTGTTTTCCTCGGAAGCGGTTGGGCCGGGAGTCGCCATTATCCCGATTGAAGGATACTTGCATGCTCCGTTTAGTGGAACCGTAACCTCTGTTTTTCCTACGAATCACGGGATTGGCCTAACTTCTGATGCAGGCATAGAGGTATTAATCCATATTGGGATTGATACCGTACAGCTAGAAGGAAAGTTTTTCGATATGAAGGTAAAGCATGGAGATAGAGTGGAGCATGGGCAAATTCTAGGACTGTTTGATATCGAGGGGATAACAGGAGAAGGGTTTGATGTTACATCGCCAGTCGTCATAACGAACGCATACGAGTACTTAGACGTAATGAGTGGGGATGAGGAGAACACTACGATAGGCGATCGTTTGCTTACCGTCATCAAGTAA
- a CDS encoding glycoside hydrolase family 1 protein: MAVKFPEGFLWGGATAANQLEGAYQEGGKGLNLADVLPGGKENRLGLLSSTGFNFEIDQSKYHYPNHEGIDFYHRYKEDIALFAEMGFKTFRMSIAWSRIFPNGDELEPNEEGLAFYDRVFDELAKHNIEPLVTIAHYETPLHLIKEYGGWRNRKLVEFFERYVTVLFNRYKGKVKYWLTFNEINGATHMPLFGLGFSPEKEETRLQDSFQGLHHQFVASAKAVQLAHEIMPDSQVGCMLIYAPVYSFDSNPENVLYAQEEARIFNNFCGDVQVRGEYPSFIDRYFRENNINIEMEDGDLELIKQGTVDFISFSYYMSRTDKKTKTPEEIGQGNLIGGVKNPFLKASDWGWEIDPIGLRIALNELYGRYQVPLFVVENGLGAYDKVEEDGSINDDYRINYLREHIKAMGEAVDDGVELMGYTAWGCIDLVSASSGEMSKRYGFIYVDRHDDGSGSLERSRKKSFFWYKNVIATNGEEL, translated from the coding sequence ATGGCAGTAAAATTTCCAGAAGGTTTTCTATGGGGTGGCGCAACGGCTGCGAACCAACTAGAAGGTGCTTACCAAGAAGGTGGAAAAGGGCTTAACTTAGCAGATGTATTACCAGGTGGGAAAGAAAATCGGTTAGGGCTTTTATCATCGACAGGTTTTAATTTTGAAATCGACCAATCCAAATATCATTATCCGAACCATGAAGGTATTGACTTCTATCACCGTTATAAAGAAGATATTGCTTTATTTGCCGAGATGGGCTTCAAAACGTTCCGTATGAGTATTGCATGGTCTCGTATCTTCCCGAATGGCGATGAGCTAGAGCCGAACGAAGAAGGATTAGCATTTTATGATCGTGTATTTGACGAACTAGCAAAACATAATATCGAGCCACTTGTTACCATCGCGCACTATGAAACACCACTTCATTTAATCAAAGAATATGGTGGTTGGAGAAACCGTAAATTAGTAGAATTTTTTGAGCGCTATGTAACTGTTCTATTCAATCGTTACAAAGGGAAAGTGAAGTATTGGTTAACGTTTAATGAAATTAATGGTGCTACTCATATGCCATTATTCGGGCTTGGCTTCTCCCCTGAAAAAGAAGAAACGCGTCTTCAAGACAGCTTCCAAGGCCTTCATCACCAATTTGTTGCGAGTGCTAAAGCTGTCCAACTAGCGCATGAAATCATGCCAGATTCTCAGGTTGGCTGTATGTTGATCTATGCACCTGTCTATTCCTTTGATAGTAACCCTGAAAATGTATTATATGCACAAGAGGAAGCACGTATTTTCAATAATTTCTGTGGGGACGTACAAGTTCGCGGCGAATACCCAAGCTTCATCGATCGTTATTTCAGAGAAAATAACATTAATATCGAAATGGAAGATGGAGATTTGGAGTTAATTAAACAAGGGACCGTTGATTTCATTTCATTCAGTTACTACATGTCACGTACAGATAAAAAGACTAAAACGCCTGAAGAAATTGGTCAAGGTAACTTAATTGGTGGCGTGAAAAATCCATTTTTAAAAGCGAGTGATTGGGGTTGGGAAATCGACCCAATTGGTCTTCGTATCGCTTTAAATGAACTGTATGGTCGCTACCAAGTTCCTTTATTCGTTGTAGAAAACGGGTTAGGTGCGTACGATAAAGTAGAAGAAGATGGCAGCATTAACGATGATTATCGTATCAATTATTTAAGAGAACACATCAAAGCAATGGGCGAAGCTGTGGATGATGGTGTGGAATTAATGGGCTACACAGCTTGGGGATGTATTGACTTAGTAAGTGCGTCCTCTGGTGAAATGTCTAAACGCTACGGATTTATTTATGTAGATAGGCATGATGATGGTAGTGGATCACTAGAGCGTAGTAGAAAGAAATCCTTCTTCTGGTACAAAAATGTGATTGCTACAAATGGAGAAGAACTTTAA
- a CDS encoding ABC transporter permease — MKHKTGVLLGRLMRNIMRSPDTIITVAITPIMMMLLFVYVFGGAIETGTDNYVNYLLPGILLMAIASGVAYTSLRLFNDVKSGLMARFITMPIKRSSVLWAHVLTSFVSNAITVLIVILVALLMGFRSTADLLDWLAVAGILGLFTLALTWLSVIPGLTARSMEGATAYSYPLIFLPFISSAFVPTETMPKVVRAFAENQPVTSIVNSIRALLYEGNVGSGIWIALSWCIGIMVISYFIASKVFKRQLG; from the coding sequence ATGAAACATAAAACTGGAGTATTACTAGGGCGTTTAATGCGCAATATCATGCGAAGTCCGGATACGATTATTACGGTAGCGATTACGCCAATTATGATGATGCTACTATTCGTCTACGTATTTGGCGGCGCTATAGAAACAGGAACGGATAACTACGTTAATTATTTATTGCCGGGTATCTTGTTGATGGCCATCGCATCCGGTGTCGCCTACACTTCCTTACGGTTGTTTAACGATGTAAAAAGTGGACTGATGGCACGCTTTATTACGATGCCCATCAAACGCTCATCGGTATTATGGGCGCACGTACTAACTTCGTTTGTTTCTAATGCGATTACTGTCCTTATCGTTATTCTTGTCGCGCTCTTGATGGGTTTCCGCTCTACCGCTGATCTCCTGGATTGGTTGGCCGTAGCTGGCATACTAGGATTGTTTACACTGGCACTAACATGGCTTTCGGTCATTCCTGGGTTAACAGCTAGATCTATGGAAGGTGCAACTGCCTACTCGTATCCACTTATTTTTCTACCATTTATCAGTTCCGCATTTGTTCCAACCGAAACCATGCCTAAAGTAGTTCGTGCATTTGCGGAGAACCAACCTGTAACTTCCATCGTTAACTCCATACGGGCCCTCTTATATGAAGGGAATGTTGGAAGTGGTATCTGGATTGCGCTTTCGTGGTGTATTGGTATTATGGTTATCTCTTACTTCATTGCTAGTAAAGTTTTCAAACGCCAATTAGGATAA
- a CDS encoding ABC transporter ATP-binding protein, giving the protein MSNNVAISVKRLKKSFKDKEVLKGVDFEVRRGEIFALLGSNGAGKTTLVNILSTLMKSDGGKASISGFDVHRQPDHVRQNISLTGQFAAIDGMLTGRENLILIAKLRGVSNPVQVADNLLTKFSLTNAANRRADQYSGGMKRRLDIAMSLIGTPAVIFLDEPTTGLDPEARIEVWNTVKELAGGGTTILLTTQYLEEAEQLADRIAILHGGKIITTGTLSELKEMFPPTKVEYMEKQPTLEEIFLEITGNKEEK; this is encoded by the coding sequence ATGAGTAACAATGTAGCGATTTCTGTTAAAAGGTTAAAGAAGTCCTTTAAAGATAAGGAAGTATTAAAAGGGGTGGATTTTGAAGTAAGACGGGGTGAAATATTTGCGCTACTGGGCTCAAATGGAGCGGGCAAAACCACATTGGTTAACATCCTCTCGACATTGATGAAATCGGATGGTGGTAAAGCAAGTATTTCTGGCTTTGACGTCCACCGTCAACCGGATCATGTGCGACAAAATATCAGCCTGACGGGGCAATTCGCAGCTATAGATGGCATGCTCACCGGGCGTGAAAACCTCATACTAATTGCCAAATTACGAGGCGTTTCCAATCCCGTTCAGGTTGCCGACAATCTACTTACAAAATTCAGCCTAACAAACGCGGCCAATCGTAGGGCAGATCAGTATTCCGGTGGGATGAAACGCCGACTTGATATTGCCATGAGTCTTATCGGAACACCAGCTGTCATTTTTCTTGATGAACCGACCACTGGGCTTGATCCCGAGGCGCGGATTGAAGTATGGAATACCGTGAAGGAGCTCGCCGGCGGTGGCACCACCATATTATTAACGACCCAGTATCTGGAGGAAGCAGAACAATTGGCGGACCGTATTGCCATTTTGCATGGTGGCAAAATTATCACCACTGGTACCTTATCTGAACTGAAGGAGATGTTCCCTCCAACAAAAGTAGAATACATGGAGAAACAGCCGACACTGGAGGAAATCTTCCTCGAAATCACCGGCAATAAGGAGGAGAAATAA
- a CDS encoding DUF1048 domain-containing protein: MSFIEKIIGSLADKREWKEMEARAKELPSEYFNAYKAIQKYMWTSGGLTDWKDIKRIFGGILDLLEEGAAEGKKVTDLTGEDVAAFCDELVKDAKTWNDKYRAKLNDTINRD, from the coding sequence ATGAGCTTTATTGAAAAAATCATCGGAAGTTTAGCTGATAAACGAGAATGGAAAGAGATGGAGGCACGGGCGAAGGAGCTCCCGAGTGAGTATTTCAACGCATACAAAGCTATTCAAAAATACATGTGGACCTCTGGTGGTCTCACTGATTGGAAGGACATAAAGCGGATCTTTGGTGGCATACTGGACCTTTTGGAGGAAGGTGCTGCAGAAGGCAAAAAGGTCACTGACCTTACAGGTGAAGACGTTGCCGCTTTTTGCGACGAATTAGTCAAGGACGCCAAAACTTGGAATGATAAATATCGTGCTAAGTTAAATGATACGATTAACCGTGACTAA
- a CDS encoding PadR family transcriptional regulator, which yields MENITEMLKGVLEGCVLEIISRGETYGYEITQQLRELGFTDVVEGTVYTITMRLEKHNLVNIEKKKSTVGPPRKFYTLNKAGQEQLEVFWEKWGFISSKMDELKTKELKRRR from the coding sequence TTGGAAAATATCACAGAAATGCTAAAAGGGGTTCTAGAGGGATGTGTGCTTGAAATCATCAGTCGTGGTGAAACCTACGGCTATGAAATTACGCAGCAGCTTCGTGAACTAGGTTTTACCGATGTGGTGGAAGGGACCGTTTATACAATTACCATGCGGCTTGAAAAACACAATTTGGTGAACATTGAGAAAAAGAAATCCACTGTGGGACCTCCGAGGAAATTTTATACCCTCAACAAGGCAGGTCAAGAGCAACTAGAGGTTTTTTGGGAAAAATGGGGTTTCATCTCAAGTAAAATGGACGAATTAAAAACAAAAGAATTAAAAAGGAGAAGATAA
- a CDS encoding helix-turn-helix domain-containing protein translates to MTICLKLGDEMEHYKVIEESLLHIENNLQQPLSLESVSKTFNMSKYYFHRLFSAIMGCSLNQYTLSRRLNASVQYIQSGNLSLTEIAYQLNFGTPSSFTRAFKSKYGISPSTLRKNGKTIALEDIPPVIKRPIKNINGDIVADFTLTNFKTTQISGIAFEVDLAESDFKEKIRSYSRMLVNSIDETISSSCFVIYSNCQPNSTRFKALVGIPQNLSINQPNYFTVDVQQFFCAKFKYYGDLLDIGDVFITDFARFLKISQQETEESDIELIQVFEDIHNLDSPYHIHVPIKKLSSDDVG, encoded by the coding sequence TTGACTATATGTTTGAAATTAGGTGATGAGATGGAACATTATAAAGTAATTGAAGAATCGTTATTGCATATTGAAAACAATTTGCAACAACCGTTATCATTGGAATCTGTTTCAAAGACCTTCAATATGTCTAAATACTATTTTCATAGACTATTTTCTGCAATAATGGGTTGTTCATTAAACCAATACACTTTATCTAGGAGATTAAATGCATCTGTTCAATACATTCAAAGCGGAAACTTATCATTAACTGAAATTGCGTATCAGCTTAACTTTGGAACTCCTTCATCCTTCACTCGCGCTTTTAAAAGCAAATATGGCATCTCCCCAAGCACTTTAAGAAAAAATGGAAAGACCATTGCCCTGGAAGACATTCCTCCCGTAATTAAACGACCAATTAAAAACATTAATGGAGATATCGTCGCCGATTTTACACTAACAAATTTTAAAACAACCCAAATCAGTGGGATAGCATTCGAAGTTGATTTAGCAGAAAGTGATTTTAAAGAAAAGATTCGGTCTTATTCAAGAATGCTCGTCAACAGCATCGATGAAACCATCAGTAGCTCTTGTTTTGTCATCTATTCCAATTGCCAGCCAAACTCCACTAGGTTCAAGGCTCTAGTCGGGATTCCACAAAATCTAAGTATCAATCAACCAAATTATTTCACAGTAGATGTCCAACAATTTTTTTGTGCTAAGTTTAAATATTATGGTGACCTACTGGATATAGGTGATGTTTTCATTACGGACTTCGCAAGATTTTTAAAGATTTCACAACAAGAAACAGAGGAATCCGATATTGAACTTATTCAAGTGTTTGAAGATATTCATAACCTTGATTCTCCCTATCATATACACGTACCAATTAAAAAACTCTCCAGTGATGACGTTGGTTAA